Part of the Salvelinus namaycush isolate Seneca chromosome 25, SaNama_1.0, whole genome shotgun sequence genome is shown below.
cactaaaaagacaggctatatacagtagcgagggtataaaagtagcgaggctacatacagacaccggttagtcaggttAAGTGCCCGTGGGTATGTGGATTCGTacattggggggtggggggggggcgtaCCTGACAGTGGCCTATCGCTCGGAATATTTCAAATATATTAGCTTTATGGACTTTGCATTAGCATACATAGCTCTGGGAGGAAGCTAACATTGTTAAGTATTACAACTGCTAGAGTAGATAAGCTTTCCTGTAAGTTGTAAATTAAGCCACTAATCATATCGCTAAGCTTGTCCCTAAGGTTAGTGAATAGCTACTATTCTGgatcttgtttttttttaaatcctgttAAGTTGGCTGGGAACTGCAGTTTTAGACACATCAATGCAACATTTTGCATAATGGCTGTGATGTTGAACCGTTTCTGTCAATTGAAACTCTTAAAACACTTCCTGAATCCCTGtacactacatactatatactattagttcattttactGTAAATGAgcggtatcctttcagttgagcgtaaTAGCTCTTCACCTATCTACCGAAacttgatgctgttgctatgcaacctcttgctagctttttagtataacaaattactagctagacattttacgacttcgggtgtgttcttaaattcaacgtgtgtgtgtcccttcaacgtgtgtgtgtgtgtgtgtgtttcagagccAGCGGTGGCCAGCTGTATCCAGCGCCCTGTGGACCTTGTGTTCATGCTGGACGGGTCAGAGAGGATGGGAGTGGAGAACCACCGCCGTGCCAAGGAGTTCATTGAGAACGTGGCGCGCCGCCTCACCCTGGCCAACGGCGAATCAGACAACAGGAACGCCCGCATCGCCCTGCTGCAGTACGGCGGCCAGTCAGAACAGAGGGTGGAGTTTTCGCTCACGCACAATCTGACGGTGATCGCTGATTCGCTGGCAGGGATGAGCTACATGGACTCCGCCTCCTCTCTGGGCAGCGCCATCATACACGCTGTCAACAACCTGGTGATGTCACAGGTACAGTCAgatccataattattggcacccctgatAAACCcgaaccctgaccctaaccctgataaAGATAAGCAAAAACCcctgtataaaataaatcattcaaatAGCTATATTGTATTCTCAAAACAAATTATATAAACATAAAAAATATCTCATTAAGATGGGGTTAAAATGATGGCcaccctgttttcaatactccagcaccctcccctgttttcaatactccagcaccctcccctgttttcaatactccagcactctcccctgttttcaatactccagcactctcccctgttttcaatactccagcactcTCCCCTGTATttaatactccagcaccctccactgTTCAAAACTCTAGCACCCTCCACTGTATttaatactccagcaccctccactgTTCAAAACTCTAGCACCCTCTaatgttttcaatactccagcaccctccactgTTCAATACTCTAGCGCtctcctgttttcaatactccagcaccttccactgttcaatactccagcaccctccactgttcaatactctagcaccctCCACTGTTCAATACCCCAGCACCCTCCCgatttcaatactccagcaccctccactgttttcaatactccagcaccttccactgttcaatactctagcaccctcccctgtttcaatactccagcaccctccactgttcaatactctagcaccctCCACTGTTTTCAATGCTCCAGCACCCTCCACTGttcaatactctagcaccctcccctgttttcaatactccagcaccctccactgttcaatactccagcaccctccactgttcaatactctagcaccctcccctgttttcaatactccagcaccctccactgttcaatactccagcaccctccactgTTCAATACTCCACTGCATACCGCACCCTCCCAGTTTTCAATACCTAGCACCCTCCCTGTTCAATACTCTAGctcagcaccctcccctgttttcaatactccagcaccctccctgTTTTCAAATACTATAGCACCCTCCCCGTTTTCAATACTCAGCACCCTCCACTGTTCAATACTCAGCACCCTCCCTGTTTCACTACTCGCACCTCCActgttcaatactccagcaccctccactgTTTCATATCTAGCACCCCCCCAGTTTTCACTACTCTCAGCACCCTCCCACTGTTTCAATACTCTAGCACCCCTCCCCTGTTTTACAATAATCCGCAACCcactgtgttaatatagcaccctACAGTTTCAAATACTCAATAGACACCCCCTACTCAGTTttcaatactctagcaccctcctgtttcaatactctagcaccctCACTGTTTTCATACGCCAGCACCTCCATGTttcaatactctagcaccctCCCAGTTTTCAATACTCGCACCCTCCACTGttcaatactctagcaccctcccctgttttcaatactcagCACCCTCCACTGTTTCAAATACTCCCAGCACCTCCACATGTTTGCAATACTCAGCACCCTCGCCCATTTTTCAGactccagcaccctccactgttcaatactctagcaccctcccctgttttcaatactccagcaccctcacCCTGTTTCAATACTCTAGCACCGCCTCTCcagttttcaatactccagcaccctccactgtttcaatactctagcaccctcccctgttttcaatactccagcaccctccactgttttcaatactccagcaccctccactgttttcaatactctagcaccctccccagttttcaatactccagcaccctccactgttcaatactctagcaccctcccctgttttcaatactccagcaccctccactgttttcaatactctagcaccctcccctgttttcaatactccagcaccctccactgGTTTCAATACTCCTGCACCCTCCACTGGTTTCAATTCTCCTGCACCCTCCCCAGTTTTCAAAActctagcaccctcccctgttttcaatactccagcaccctccactgttcaatactccagcaccctccactgttcaatactccagcaccctccactgttcaatactctagcaccctcccctgttttcaatactccagcaccctccactgttcaatactctagcaccctcccctgttttcaatactccagcaccctccactgttcaatactctagcaccctccccagttttcaatactctagcaccctcccctgttttcaataatctagcaccctcccctgttttcaatactccagcaccctcccctgttcaatactccagcaccctccactgttcaatactctagcaccctccccagttttcaatactctagcaccctcccctgttttcaataatCTAGCACCCTCCACTGGTTTCAATTCTCCTGCACCCTCCCCAGTTttcaatactctagcaccctcccctgttttcgATAATCTAGCACCCTCCACTGGTttcaatactctagcaccctccactgttcaatatcaatcaatcaagtgtattttatatagcccttcgtacatcagctaatatctcgaagtgctgtacagaaacccagcctaaaaccccaaacagcaagcaatgcaggtgtaggagcacggtggctcggaaaaactccctagaaaggccaaaatctaggaagaaacctagagaggaccaggctatgaggggtggccagtcctcttctggctgtgccgggtggagattataacagaacatggccaagatgttcaaaatgttcataaatgacaagcatggtcaaataataatcaggaataaatgtcagttggcttttcatagcccgatcattaagagttgaaaacgcaggtctgggacaggtaggggttcctaaccgcaggcagaacagttgaaactggatagCAGCAACGCCATgtgactggggacagcaaggagtcatcatgcccgtagtcccgacgtatggtcctagggctcagtttcctccgagagagagaaagaaagagagaaggagagaattagagagagccaagatgttcaaaatgttaataatgacaagcatggtcaaataaatcaggaataaatgtcagttggcttttcatagccgatctttaagagttgaaaacagcaggtctgggacaggtaggggttccataactgcaggcagaacagttgaaactggacagagcagcaaggccaggtggactggggacagcaatactccagcaccctccactgTTCAATACAACTAGCACCCTCCActgttcaatactccagcaccccaACAGTTTTCATACTCCTGCACTcctctgttttcaatactccagcactcCTCCACTGTTCAATACTCCATCCCCCCCCGTTTCATACTCTCACCTCCCCCCTCCCTTTTTTCAATAATCTAGCACCCTCCATGTTCAATACTCTAGGCACCCTCGCCCTGTTTCAATAGTCCAGCACCCTCCACTGttcaatactctagcaccctCCCTGTTTTCAATAATCTAGCACCCTCCACTttcaatactctagcaccctcccctgtttcaATAGTCCAGCCCCTCCACTGTTCAATACTCAGCACCCCACAGTTTCAATACTCCTGCACCCTCCCTGTTTtcatactccagcaccctccactgtcaatactccagcaccctcccctgtttcaatagtccagcaccctcccctgttttcatACTCCTGCACCCTCCCctgttcaatactccagcacctcCACTTTTTCATAATCTAGCACCTCCCTTGTTCAATACTCAGCACCCTCCActgttcaatactccagcaccctccctgTTTTAATACTCAACCCTCCACTGTTCAATActcagcaccctcccctgttttcaataatCTAGCACCCTCCctgttcaatactccagcaccctccactgttcaatactccagcaccctccactgttcaatactccagcaccctcccctgtttcaataatctagcaccctcccctgttcAATACTCAGCACCCTCCCGTTTTCAATACTCACCACCCTCTACTGTTTTCAATAAtctagcaccctcccctgttcatactctagcaccctccctttttcaatactccagcaccctcccctgttttcaataatCTCACACCCTCCCCTGTTCAATCCTCTAGCACCCTCCCTGTTTTCAGTCATCTAGCACCCCCCCTGTTCAATACATCCGCACCCTCCCctgttcaatactccagcaccctccactgttcaatactccagcaccctcccctgttttcatACTCTGCACCCTCCCctgttcaatactccagcaccctcccctgttttcaatactccagcacctccactgttcaatactctagcaccctccactgtcaatactccagcaccctccactgttcaatactctagcacctcccttgttttcaatactctagcacctccactgttcaatactctagcaccctccactgttcaatactctagcaccctcctgttttcaatactcagcaccctcccctgttcaATACTGCAGCACCCTCATACCGCACCTCTGTTTCAAtatccagcaccctcccctgtttttcAATACTCCTGCACCCTCCCCTTTTTCAATACTCAGCACCCTCCACTGTTTTCAATATCTAGCACCCTCTCCCGTTcaatactccagccaccctccactgttcaatactccagcaccctcccctgtttcaATACTCTCAACCCTCCCCTCCCCGCTTATCAactagcaccctcccctgttcAAACTAGCACCCTCCACtgtcaatactccagcaccctccactgttcaatactccagcaccctccactgTTTTCAATAtctagcaccctcccctgttcAATACTCAGCACCCTCCCCACTGTTCCAATACTCTAGCACCCTCCctttttcaatactccagcaccctccactgttcaatactctagcaccctCCCCGTTTTCAATACTCaacaccctcccctgttttcaataatCTAGCAGAACAACGCACAAAATAACTCCCctgttcaatactccagcacctccactgttcaatactccagcaccctccactgTTTCATACTCTAGCACCCCCCAGTTTCAATACTCTAGCACCCCCCTGTTCAATACTCAGCACCTCGCCACTGGTTCAATCTCCAGCACCCTCCCCAGTTttcaatactctagcaccctcccctgttttcgATAATCTAGCACCCTCCCTGTttcaatactctagcaccctCCACTGTTCATATCAATCATCAATGTATTTTATatgcccttcgtacatcagctaatatctcgaagtgctgtacNNNNNNNNNNNNNNNNNNNNNNNNNNNNNNNNNNNNNNNNNNNNNNNNNNNNNNNNNNNNNNNNNNNNNNNNNNNNNNNNNNNNNNNNNNNNNNNNNNNNagaaacccagcctaaaaccccaaacagcaagcaatgcaggtgtaggagcacggtggctcggaaaaactccctagaaaggccaaaatctaggaagaaacctagagaggaaccaggctatgaggggtggccagtcctcttctggctgtgccgggtggagattataacagaacatggccaagatgttcaaaatgttcataaatgacaagcatggtcaaataataatcaggaataaatgtcagttggcttttcatagccgatcattaagagttgaaaacagcaggtctgggacaggtaggggttccataaccgcaggcagaacagttgaaactggaatagcagcaacgccaggtggactggggacagcaaggagtcatcatgcccggtagtcccgacgtatggtcctagggctcagttcctccgagagagagaaagaaagagagaaggagagaattagagagagccaagatgttcaaaatgttaataaatgacaagcatggtcaaataataatcaggaataaatgtcagttggcttttcatagccgatctttaagagttgaaaacagcaggtctgggacaggtaggggttccataactgcaggcagaacagttgaaactgggacagcagcaaggccaggtggactggggacagcaatactccagcaccctccactgttcaatacactagcaccctccactgttcaatactccagcaccctccacaGTTTTCAATACTCctgcaccctcccctgttttcaatactccagcaccctccactgttcaatactccagcaccctcccctgttttcaatactcctgcaccctcccctgttttcaataatctagcaccctccactgttcaatactctagcaccctcccctgttttcaatagtccagcaccctccactgttcaatactctagcaccctcccctgttttcaataatctagcaccctccactgttcaatactctagcaccctcccctgttttcaatagtccagcaccctccactgttcaatactccagcaccctccacaGTTTTCAATACTCctgcaccctcccctgttttcaatactccagcaccctccactgttcaatactccagcaccctcccctgttttcaatagtccagcaccctcccctgttttcaatactcctgcaccctcccctgttttcaatactccagcaccctccactgTTTTCAATAAtctagcaccctcccctgttcaatactccagcaccctccactgttcaatactccagcaccctcccctgttttcaatactccagcaccctccactgttcaatactccagcaccctcccctgttttcaataatctagcaccctcccctgttcaatactccagcaccctccactgttcaatactccagcaccctccactgttcaatactccagcaccctcccctgttttcaataatctagcaccctcccctgttcaatactccagcaccctcccctgttttcaatactccagcaccctctacTGTTTTCAATAAtctagcaccctcccctgttcaatactctagcaccctcccctgttttcaatactccagcac
Proteins encoded:
- the LOC120020653 gene encoding collagen alpha-2(VI) chain-like, giving the protein MLDGSERMGVENHRRAKEFIENVARRLTLANGESDNRNARIALLQYGGQSEQRVEFSLTHNLTVIADSLAGMSYMDSASSLGSAIIHAVNNLVMSQGSRLARRNAELSFVFITDGITAGDSLEEGVSAMRRAEGMPTVIAMGTDTDQEVLRKVALGDTSAIFRGEDYATLGKPTFFERFIRWVC